The Primulina eburnea isolate SZY01 chromosome 8, ASM2296580v1, whole genome shotgun sequence genome contains a region encoding:
- the LOC140839602 gene encoding LOW QUALITY PROTEIN: two-component response regulator ARR12-like (The sequence of the model RefSeq protein was modified relative to this genomic sequence to represent the inferred CDS: deleted 1 base in 1 codon), producing the protein MIVEKIILDHEKSDMFPAGLRVLAVDDDPICLKLLETLLRKCQYHVTTMSQARMALTMLRENKDRFDLVISDVHMPDMDGFKLLELVGLEMDLPVIMLSANSDPKLVMKGVTHGACDYLVKPVRIEELRNIWQHVLRRKKFDSKNQNASTDQVNAQTGSGEGHVSPTTGNEDLHGKFNRKRKDEEDDGEDDENESEDPGAQKKPRVVWSIELHRKFVAAVNHLGIEKAVPKRILDMMNVEGLTRENVASHLQKYRLYLKRISHVTAQQANMAAAFGIKDSPFMRMGSLDGLGDFRAMSGPGRLGNVALSPYATSGILGRLNSPSNMNLHNLTQSSLVQPNHSPNSSNLIGKTHPVLSSPCLNSSLFQGIPSLDLDQIQQKGSLNFNGMNDSKIFAAANTFTDPGAAIGGSSNLFNSDGNNAMVLVGGFGNPSSNNMASFSSESFNTGIPCSSNLLDPGKYNETWQNTTELPKMQPNSLLSINPFHPQLPLNSMRDNNSSNGSYSQNNPIVASSVPLQVSRVRSCQDLVCDAQTTNQTTNQRWGEQKQNYRHNPNNAFGSLNSQNPENGIISPLNHSLANNSGIFEPKMDEFVNGRSSGGVLSLVQQNESDKSAMESRERSNENFLLEQPKLLGGFVHQSYDSLDDLMNAMIKREQDETTSNCDFRFDDYAFGQGI; encoded by the exons ATGATTGTGGAGAAAATCATTCTTGACCATGAAAAATCTGATATGTTTCCAGCGGGCCTGCGTGTTCTTGCTGTTGATGATGACCCGATTTGCTTGAAGTTACTGGAAACTTTGCTTAGGAAGTGCCAGTACCATG TTACTACAATGAGTCAGGCTCGTATGGCGTTGACGATGTTGAGAGAAAATAAAGACAGATTTGACCTGGTTATCAGTGATGTGCACATGCCAGACATGGATGGTTTTAAGCTGCTTGAACTTGTTGGTCTCGAAATGGATTTACCTGTCATTA TGTTGTCAGCAAATAGTGATCCCAAACTTGTAATGAAAGGGGTTACTCACGGTGCTTGTGATTATTTGGTGAAACCTGTTCGGATTGAGGAGCTGAGGAATATATGGCAACACGTACTTAGGAGAAAGAAGTTTGATTCAAAGAACCAGAATGCATCCACTGATCAAGTGAATGCTCAGACAGGCAGTGGAGAAGGTCATGTATCTCCAACAACAGGGAACGAAGATCTCCATGGGAAATTTAATCGAAAAAGAAAGGATGAGGAAGATGATGGAGAAGATGATGAAAATGAAAGTGAAGATCCTGGAGCACAAAAGAAGCCTCGCGTAGTCTGGTCTATTGAGCTTCATCGGAAGTTTGTTGCAGCCGTGAATCATTTAGGAATTGAGA AAGCTGTTCCTAAAAGGATTCTCGACATGATGAATGTTGAAGGGCTTACTCGGGAAAATGTGGCTAGCCATCTCCAG AAGTATAGGCTTTACCTGAAAAGAATCAGCCACGTCACTGCCCAACAAGCAAATATGGCTGCTGCTTTTGGGATTAAGGATTCCCCTTTCATGCGAATGGGTTCATTGGATGGGCTCGGAGATTTTCGTGCTATGTCTGGACCAGGAAGACTCGGAAATGTTGCTTTATCACCTTATGCGACCAGTGGCATACTCGGGAGG CTAAATAGTCCTTCTAACATGAACCTTCATAATCTCACGCAATCTTCTCTAGTCCAACCGAATCATTCTCCAAACTCTAGTAACTTGATTGGGAAAACACACCCAGTCCTCTCATCCCCATGTTTAAATTCGAGTTTATTTCAAGGGATACCATCATTGGATCTAGATCAAATACAACAAAAAGGCAGTCTAAATTTCAATGGTATGAATGATTCAAAAATCTTTGCCGCTGCCAATACATTTACAGATCCGGGAGCTGCGATTGGTGGCTCTAGCAACTTGTTTAACAGTGATGGAAATAATGCCATGGTGCTTGTTGGGGGCTTTGGAAACCCGTCTTCCAATAACATGGCTTCTTTCAGCTCGGAATCCTTCAATACTGGTATCCCTTGTTCCTCCAATCTGCTGGATCCTGGTAAATATAATGAGACCTGGCAAAACACCACTGAACTGCCCAAAATGCAGCCAAATTCTTTGCTTTCTATTAATCCTTTTCATCCTCAGTTGCCTCTCAATAGTATGAGAGACAATAACTCTTCAAATGGTTCTTATTCTCAGAACAACCCCATtgttgcttcttcagtgcctcttcAAGTATCAAGGGTGAGGTCTTGCCAAGATTTGGTCTGTGATGCTCAGACCACAAATCAAACCACAAACCAGAGATGGGGAGAACAAAAGCAGAATTACAGGCACAACCCAAATAATGCTTTTGGTTCCTTAAATTCTCAAAATCCGGAAAATGGTATCATCTCTCCCTTAAACCATAGTCTGGCCAATAATAGTGGAATATTTGAGCCGAAGATGGACGAGTTTGTAAATGGCAGATCAAGTGGAGGTGTTTTAAGTCTTGTGCAGCAAAACGAGAGTGACAAATCTGCTATGGAATCTAGAGAAAGGTCCAATGAGAACTTCCTTTTGGAGCAACCAAAGCTGCTAGGTGGCTTCGTTCATCAAAGTTACGACTCCTTGGACGATTTGATGAATGCAATGATCAAACGG GAACAGGATGAAACGACGTCAAATTGTGACTTCAGATTTGATGATTATGCTTTCGGACAAGGCATATGA
- the LOC140839601 gene encoding uncharacterized protein: MNRRSGACLRCCLVIFAVVSALCVSGPALYFKFNKGLKFKASSACPPCVCNCSPPQSLLQIAPGLANLSVTDCGKDDPDLKEEMEKQFVDLLSEELKLQETVDEENSRHMNLTFGEARRLASQYQREAEKCNIATETCEGARERAVVLLTKEKKITLLWERRARQLGWEGE, translated from the exons ATGAACAGAAGATCTGGGGCTTGCCTGCGTTGTTGCTTGGTGATTTTCGCAGTTGTTTCTGCACTCTGTGTGTCTGGCCCGGCTCTGTACTTCAAATTCAACAAGGGTTTGAAATTCAAAGCTTCTTCAGCTTGTCCTCCGTGCGTCTGCAATTGTTCCCCGCCTCAATCCCTTCTTCAGATTGCACCTG GGTTGGCTAATCTTTCTGTTACAG ATTGTGGGAAAGATGACCCTGATCTCAAGGAGGAGATGGAGAAGCAATTCGTGGACTTGTTATCGGAAGAGCTGAAACTGCAAGAAACAGTTGATGAAGAGAATTCCCGACATATGAACCTCACCTTTGGCGAGGCAAGAAGATTGGCTTCTCAATATCAAAGGGAAGCTGAAAAATGCAATATTGCCACAGAAACTTGTGAGGGAGCTCGGGAGCGAGCTGTGGTGCTTCTCACCAAAGAAAAAAAGATAACTTTGCTTTGGGAACGAAGAGCTCGCCAACTTGGCTGGGAAGGTGAGTAA